AAACATCGGTGACCGTTTCGGAATAGACGGTTTTGCCGTCCTGATCGACGATCTGCAGCTGGGCCGAGGGGACCTCGGGCGAAATGCTGTATTTGAAGTCCATGGTTTCGCCAGCGCGATGCCAGTTGGTGTCGCCAACCGCCTCGATCTGTGCACCGACATAGGACAGTGCCGAAAGCTGGCGCTGCTGGCCCTGCATCGTCAGCAGGTTTTCAAGGTTCTTGTTGGTCTGGATACCCTGTTCCACCTGGGCGAACTGGCTGAGCTGGTCGGTGAATTTGTCACTTTCCATCGGCGAGGTCGGGTCCTGGTTTTTCAGCTGCGTTGTCAGCAGCGTCAGGAAGGTATCAAAGTTCTGCGACAGCGATGCGGCCGATTGTGACGAGGACGCATTCTGATTGGAGGTCTGAAGACCAATATTGGTCAGGGATGAAACAGTCATCTTCTAGCTCCGGTCTCTAAATGCGAATATCAACAAGGCCGTTGGAATTGATGCCGTATCCGACAGCAACATGCTGGGCGAGTTCGGCACCGCTGATAATGTCACCCTCATTGGGACGGGATGTTCCATTCCGGCCGGAATTCCCGGCCTGCTGGTTCTGGTTTTGCCCCTGGCCACCTTCCTGGCGGTGCTCAAAGGTGAAACTTTGTGAATCAGCGCTTAATCCCGCATCGCGAAGGGCCTGCTGCAGGCCTTTGACATCCTGGCGCAGCATATCAAGGGTCTGGCGGTTATCGGCCTGCACCACGGTCTGGACATGTCCGTCATGGTGAATTTCAAGTTTCACATCGACCCGGCCCAGATGTTCGGGGCGCAATTGAACCGAAATACGGTCCACGCCATCGCTGGCGGCATTTTTAATATGTACGGCCACTTGTTGCTGCACCGTTTCGGCGGTCGCGGCCCCTTTGCCCGCCTGTGCGCTGGCAGCCTGTGCCGTTACCGTGGCTGTTGTGGTGCTGGCTACATTTTGCCCGGGCAGGCCGGTGACTGCGCTATTGGCGCTGGCCCCGTCAATCGCGCCAACACCGGCATTGGCCGTGGTCTGGCTGCTGCTGGCGGCCGGGGTGGCACCCTGCGGCGTTGCGGCCGATTGCAAGGCGGCAAGATTTGCCACATTGGTGCTGCCGGCCTGGCTGTTGGCATTGGCGGCGTTTGCCGTGTTGTTATTGCCATTCTGGCTGTTATTGCCGGTATTGGCGTTTGCATCCGGTTTGGCGGCACCCTGCTGTTTCAGGGCGGCTTCAAACCCGGTTTTGGCATCGTTTCCGGTGCCATCTGCTGTTGCGTCACTTTCCATACCGGCCATTGCCGCGGCCTGCATGGTTTTGGCGGCACTGCCATCGCCCTGCACGGCACCATTTGCCGCGCCCGATTGCGAAAGGGCGGTCGAATTCAGCAGGGCATCCTTTGATGACCCGTCACCGCCCTGCATGTTTTCGGCCTGTGCGCCCATCCCGGTGGGGACGCCAATGACGGTCTGGCTGGCAATAACAGGCTGCGTTGCTGCGGCAATGGCTTCGGCAACGGTTTGATCGCCCGTTGCTTCGGCCTGATCGGGGGTGGTGCCGGCGTTGGCAGGTTTGCTCGTGTCCGCCAGTTTTTCGTCGTCGCCGGCACCTTGGGTGTCTTTTGGGTTGCCCGTGTCTTTATCGGCAGTTTCCTGCGCGGGCTTGTCGTCTGCCACGGCATCCTTTTTGTCATCAGGGCGTTCGGCTGATTTCGGCTTGTCTTTGTGGCCGATATCATCCTTGCGGGAATCATCGGCTTTGTGAACCGGTTCGTCGTCCCGGCGATCATTGCGCGCAGATGCGTCTCGGTCATCGCGTGCGGCAGTATTTACCGGCGACCGGTCATCCCGATTGCTGCGGTTGTCGCGCAATGCGGTGTCCTCGGCGGCATTATTTGCCGGTCGGTTCTGCGTCCGGGCAGTATTCTCTGCCCGTTCAGCATGAACCTTGTCCATGATGTCGGCAAAGGCCACACTGCTGCTGGCAGGCTGGTTCTGCGCAGGCACCGATATGGTAGGCGTACTGATTTTATCGATCGCAGAGCTGTGCATGACACGGTCCCTTTTGTAAGTCTGCGATAGATAATGCAAACAGCGGGCCAGTTTTCATGTTTACGAAATATTAATGCCGATCAACGCTTTAACGCGGGGCAGGCGCCATCAGGCATTTTTTGCCGGTCTGTCTATATCCGCGATTTTGGCAGGTCTTTACCGGGGTGCATTGGCGACGGCAAAAATGAACCAGTATAAATGGGTGGATTTTTACCGATATTGCCGGGGTATTATGCCAAATCGCCAGTAGGTGAGGGCGCCAGTGCATTGACGCTTTCACCTTCCTCATTCTCGTCAGGCTTGGCCTCGTCTTTATTCTGAATGCTTTGTTCCTGGAGTTTCTCTGACTGAGCGGGAAAGACCCTGCTAATGGGCGCGAACTGAAAAAAACGCATCCCCCATCTCACCAACCAAACCTGGGCTTATCAAAGACCGGTCAATATTGGATCGGAACTTGCCGGGATGGGAATGTTTTCGCAAAGCATGGCGCCGCCTATCTTGTCTGTGCAGCCTTTGCCTGTCGGGCAACTGCGATAGCGATATTTGAACAGGTATTGCCTGCCGGGGATTCTGACCGAGAATGCCCACTTTTGTAAGCAGATAAGTGAGAAGGCGCAGGTAACAGTGCATATTGTTTGTTCCGCGCAAAATAAAACGCCCCGGATTGCAATCGGGGCGTTTGGCATTCTGATTGGTGGGCCTGACGATGATATCGCACGTCTGGCCGAAAGATCAGGCCGAGATCGAAATACCGGACGGGCGCGGCGGCTGTTTCGGTTCGTCTTCCGATGCCGACGAACGGGGTGCGCCTTCGCTTTGTTCCGATGTCGGTGCAGCCGCAGCCTGAGAAAGGTCCTGCTGTTCCAGATTGCCATCTTTGGCACCCTGAACGGCCTGGCGCAGTTCATCCGTGCTCCGGCGTGCAAGAATTGCCCAGGAATCCCGCATCGGGGTCAGAAGGCCGATCACATCCTGTGCTGCTTGCGCATCGTTGTTGCGGTCAACCTTCATCAGGTGGACCATCGAAAAACGGTAAATTTCCTGCAGGTTACGGGCAATTTCGCCACCCTGTTCAAGGTCAAGCGTCCCTGACAGATGGGCGATAATCTCCATCGCGCGGCCATTTGCATTACAGCGGGCCTCAATATCATTTGCTTCAATCGCCTTGATGGCTTCCTGAAGCACAGATATGGCCTTGTTATACAGCATGTAAACCATTTGGGCCGGCGATGCCGTGTTGACCTGCTGGTCGCCATAGGCGCGGGCTGCGTTTGTATTCATGCCATATTCCCTGATAGTCAAAAGACGGAGGTCGGAGAAATTAGTCCGGTCTCTTAGTTATCGCTTTTCCCTGCCGCCATCAACTCATCGAGCGAGTTCTGAACGGTTTTTATCTGGGCGAGCGCTTTCTCCAAATTGATGAACTTGTTGAGCGATACTTCACGCTCGCTCGCTATTCTAGCATCAATACGATCTATCTTTTCTTGATAACTGGTGTTCTGAGTTTCGACGGCATCAATTTCTTGCGGCAGGCTACCATTCTCGCTGTTCAACATGTCTTGCATAGCAAACTGTAAGCGAGCCCCTAATCCAACCGAAGTGTTTATGGTTGCAGTTTCGGTTGCGCCATCTGCACCACTATAGAATAACCTTAGCCCATCGGCCGTTGAGATGCTGTTGCCGCTAATGGTGGCATCTTTTGTTTCGCCGTTTAAAGTATAGGTTGCGCTGGTGATCGTACCACTAGCATCTTTGGTGACTGAAAATTGATAACTTCCTGCACCGGTGTTTCCGGTGAAGCCAGTCATATTGAACGATGGATTGTCACTGACGGCATTAAAGTTAAATAGTTCGGCAACTTCGTCTGCGTTGTTAATGAGCATGTCATTAAGCTTTGTTTCGTCAATTTCCAATGTCCCAGCACTGTATCTCGTATCATCGCTTCCTCCTGCTGGTGTTGCAGAAGTTAGTGAGATGCCTATTTGCGCTAAAACGGAAAGATCAGAACTTTGGGATGTACTGCGAAAAGGGGTAGATCCTACAATCTGTTGTAAACTGGTTTCAATCGATTTGACCGCTGAATTCCCCAGCAAAACAGAGCCTTCAGCGGCTTCATTCGTCTGTGGGTCAACATAGGTTTTTTCGTTGATATAGGACTTGACGGCATTGTAGGCATCTACAAACCCAATTATGGCATTTTTCGCTGCACTTAAATCTTGTTCAACCTCAACATTGATTTTCATACCTGGCTCAGCGTCGTAGAGACTAATCGACAGGCCATCGACAAGGTCGTCAATATCGTTCGAGGAACGTGTAATTGATACGCCATCCATGGTGAATTGCGCATCATTTCCCGGATCAATTTCCTGGGCAGCGTTAAGCTGAGTGCCACCAGCGCCATCATCAACCAGAATACCCAAATTTTGCAGGACATTGCCCGTGTCATCGGACAGGGATATACGGTTGGTAGAGCCTTCTTCTGTTGACGTCAGAATAATGGTTGATTGACCATCGGCAACCTTCACCACCGATGCCTGAACGCCTGATGTGCTGGTTGTTGAATTGATTTTATCGCGGATATCTTTAAGAGAATCTGTTCCCGTAACTTCGATTTGGATGCTGCCTTTGGCAGTACCAACTGTAAAAGTACCGGTACCGATTGCCGTGCCACTGCCATTGGTTGCAGTGCTTAGATCGTCATCCGGGTTAACATTGACGGTTTCTGCACCGATCTTGTGTTTCGAGGCAATCTGCGAAATTTCAAACTTATAGCTGCCTGTAGCTGCGTTATTATTTGCGCTAACTGACATCAGGTTAGCGGCATTACCATCCGCAGAAGAAGTGAAAACCTGTTTCGAGGCAAAGGTGTTTTTCGATTTGTCAAAGCTGGCCGCACCATAAAGGTTGGAAATAGAGCTTTGTAAATCTTTGACCAAATCTTGGAGTTCTCGAAGTGAAGTCAGTTTTTCGTCGTTGGAATCAATGCGTTTTTGGAGGTTGTCAGCCGGGATGCGGCGTGCCTTCATCATCTGGTCAACAACATCGACAAAATCGATATTAGAACTCAGCCCCGAAAACTGAATTCGACCGTTATCGCCAACATAGACGTTATTTAAATTGACGCCGCTCATGATGCGTCTCCCGGTAACAGAATACTGGGCAAAATCTGCCCAAAACGATTATGCGCTGAAACCTACGCAAATACCATGCCTGTACTGCGTTTATTTAACAGTTTTCAGGCTTCTTCGTTTACAAAGGTACCGAGGTAATCACGAATTTGGGAGAAGAGGTTTTGAAGTTCCTTGGAGGGAATTTCCCTCAGGATTTCTCCGTTTGAACGATCAGTTACCTTTGCAACAACACGTCCGGTATCACGGTTGAAATTGAGTTCAATCCGATAATTGTCTAGCGGGCGGTCGGGAAGATCAAGGTCGGCAAATGCCTGCTTTAGCTGATCGGTTGCATCAATCGGAGCAATATCCCCAGATGCCTGATATCTTGATACCGGTGTACTGGCAGAAGAGGAATTCGTCTGTACGGATGTCAACCCATTGGTTGAACCACCTGCAGGAACGCCGGAGACATTGCTGCCCGAAGCGGGCGTATGATGCGACGATAAAGCCTGGGTGATATCCATTTGGGCCTCCTATGTCGAATATCTCGACAAAGGATAATCCGTAGAAAGAACGGGGGACAAGCCCCCGTTCTCGTACGAATATCCGGATTACTGCAGCAGACGCAGCAGGTTCTGCGGCATCTGGTTGGCCTGTGCCAGCATGGCAACACCAGACTGGACAAGAACCTGTTTTGAGCTGAAGCTGGTCATTTCCGCCGCAACATCAAGATCAAGAAGAGTGGATCGAGCAGATTCGTTGTTTTCGATTGATGAAGCAAGGTTTTGCGATGCAAAATCCAGACGGTTCTGTCCAACGCCAACTGCCGAGCGAGCTGTCTGAAGCTGATCAATTGCGTCCGAAACAACATCAATGGCGGCACTTGCTGCACCGGCCGTGTTAAAGTCGGTGATGTCAGTCAGATTATTGCCTGTTCCTGAGCCCAGAGTTTGTGAGTTCACCACAGTCAGGTCAAAGGTCAAATCGTCCTGGGCAGGATTGTTTCCAGAGCCAATTTTGAAGGTCAAGCTGGCTGCGGCACCTGTTTCTGCTGCCGTAGTCAGAGTGGATGCATCAGTAGCACTATCAAGACCAGCAGCAGCTGTCGCACCAAAGTTGGAGTTAATCTTTACATTAATGCCCAACTGGCCGAACGACAAATCTTTCGTTTGCGTGCCGGTGAGTTCTTTCGCACCACCGGTAATGTAATCGCTTACATCAACCGATTGCGATACACCAGTAGCAACGTTGGTCAGGCTCATGACGGTGGTGGTACCGGTCGTTGCAATGTCAACGGTCACCTGATTGCCGGTAGCGATGCCTGATGCATCTGAAGCAACGTCGAAGCTGACAAAACCTGAATCTGCTCCGATATCAGCTGCAGCATTACCCGTGCCAAAAGCGGCTGGATCAAAACCCAATTTGGTCTGACCGGCTAGCAGTTGAACACCGTTAAACTTCGTGGATGAGGAAACACGATCCAGTTCGTCACGGAGGGTGCTGAATTCGTCAAAAGCGTATCCACGCTCCACAGACGACAGGTTTTCGGAAGAACCCTGAACCGCCAGAGTTTTCATCCGGACAAGAATGTTGTCAATCGTGCTCATGCCGCCATCGGCGATCTGCAGCATCGAGTTTGCCTGGCCAATGTTAACGGTTGCCGTTTTCAGAGATTGAACTTCGGCGTTCAAACGAGAACCAATAGCCATTGATGCAGCGTCGTCACGCGCAGACACAACACGGGTACCCGAAGACAGTTTGGCGAGCGAACGGGTCGCCATGTCATCGGAAGCCTGCAGGTTACGGTGTGCAACGTTGGCGGCGTAGTTGGAAATAATATTCAAAGCCATAGTGATATACTCCTACATGGATCACTTGCAATTGGCGATCTTGCCAATCAAACCCGGCGTTCTTGCCGGATGGCACCGAGATCTTCTTGATCAGGGGATGCCGATTCGATAGTCAAAATATACCCAACTGCGGAGATAGAGTCTACAGTTTTTTGAAATCCCGAATTACCTAATGATAATAACGGACTTCAGGTTTTCTTCGCCAGCAACGTGCGGTCTATCTGGCGAAAAATGCAGTCCGCG
The window above is part of the Thalassospira marina genome. Proteins encoded here:
- a CDS encoding flagellar hook assembly protein FlgD — translated: MTVSSLTNIGLQTSNQNASSSQSAASLSQNFDTFLTLLTTQLKNQDPTSPMESDKFTDQLSQFAQVEQGIQTNKNLENLLTMQGQQRQLSALSYVGAQIEAVGDTNWHRAGETMDFKYSISPEVPSAQLQIVDQDGKTVYSETVTDVSGVQSFTWNGKDNSGTDQEEGAYTLVVKPLGDDGDTFKDSKGKAATVSIGIVGKVDSVDIGDDDIYLRIGDVSVPFATLTNVKLASNSDENSGTGSTGNEGDDTATDDAA
- a CDS encoding flagellin: MALNIISNYAANVAHRNLQASDDMATRSLAKLSSGTRVVSARDDAASMAIGSRLNAEVQSLKTATVNIGQANSMLQIADGGMSTIDNILVRMKTLAVQGSSENLSSVERGYAFDEFSTLRDELDRVSSSTKFNGVQLLAGQTKLGFDPAAFGTGNAAADIGADSGFVSFDVASDASGIATGNQVTVDIATTGTTTVMSLTNVATGVSQSVDVSDYITGGAKELTGTQTKDLSFGQLGINVKINSNFGATAAAGLDSATDASTLTTAAETGAAASLTFKIGSGNNPAQDDLTFDLTVVNSQTLGSGTGNNLTDITDFNTAGAASAAIDVVSDAIDQLQTARSAVGVGQNRLDFASQNLASSIENNESARSTLLDLDVAAEMTSFSSKQVLVQSGVAMLAQANQMPQNLLRLLQ
- a CDS encoding flagellar protein FlaG, with protein sequence MDITQALSSHHTPASGSNVSGVPAGGSTNGLTSVQTNSSSASTPVSRYQASGDIAPIDATDQLKQAFADLDLPDRPLDNYRIELNFNRDTGRVVAKVTDRSNGEILREIPSKELQNLFSQIRDYLGTFVNEEA
- the fliS gene encoding flagellar export chaperone FliS; the protein is MNTNAARAYGDQQVNTASPAQMVYMLYNKAISVLQEAIKAIEANDIEARCNANGRAMEIIAHLSGTLDLEQGGEIARNLQEIYRFSMVHLMKVDRNNDAQAAQDVIGLLTPMRDSWAILARRSTDELRQAVQGAKDGNLEQQDLSQAAAAPTSEQSEGAPRSSASEDEPKQPPRPSGISISA
- the fliD gene encoding flagellar filament capping protein FliD — protein: MSGVNLNNVYVGDNGRIQFSGLSSNIDFVDVVDQMMKARRIPADNLQKRIDSNDEKLTSLRELQDLVKDLQSSISNLYGAASFDKSKNTFASKQVFTSSADGNAANLMSVSANNNAATGSYKFEISQIASKHKIGAETVNVNPDDDLSTATNGSGTAIGTGTFTVGTAKGSIQIEVTGTDSLKDIRDKINSTTSTSGVQASVVKVADGQSTIILTSTEEGSTNRISLSDDTGNVLQNLGILVDDGAGGTQLNAAQEIDPGNDAQFTMDGVSITRSSNDIDDLVDGLSISLYDAEPGMKINVEVEQDLSAAKNAIIGFVDAYNAVKSYINEKTYVDPQTNEAAEGSVLLGNSAVKSIETSLQQIVGSTPFRSTSQSSDLSVLAQIGISLTSATPAGGSDDTRYSAGTLEIDETKLNDMLINNADEVAELFNFNAVSDNPSFNMTGFTGNTGAGSYQFSVTKDASGTITSATYTLNGETKDATISGNSISTADGLRLFYSGADGATETATINTSVGLGARLQFAMQDMLNSENGSLPQEIDAVETQNTSYQEKIDRIDARIASEREVSLNKFINLEKALAQIKTVQNSLDELMAAGKSDN
- a CDS encoding flagellar hook-length control protein FliK, translating into MHSSAIDKISTPTISVPAQNQPASSSVAFADIMDKVHAERAENTARTQNRPANNAAEDTALRDNRSNRDDRSPVNTAARDDRDASARNDRRDDEPVHKADDSRKDDIGHKDKPKSAERPDDKKDAVADDKPAQETADKDTGNPKDTQGAGDDEKLADTSKPANAGTTPDQAEATGDQTVAEAIAAATQPVIASQTVIGVPTGMGAQAENMQGGDGSSKDALLNSTALSQSGAANGAVQGDGSAAKTMQAAAMAGMESDATADGTGNDAKTGFEAALKQQGAAKPDANANTGNNSQNGNNNTANAANANSQAGSTNVANLAALQSAATPQGATPAASSSQTTANAGVGAIDGASANSAVTGLPGQNVASTTTATVTAQAASAQAGKGAATAETVQQQVAVHIKNAASDGVDRISVQLRPEHLGRVDVKLEIHHDGHVQTVVQADNRQTLDMLRQDVKGLQQALRDAGLSADSQSFTFEHRQEGGQGQNQNQQAGNSGRNGTSRPNEGDIISGAELAQHVAVGYGINSNGLVDIRI